One Chitinivibrionales bacterium genomic window, GGAACGAAGCCAGTACGGTTCGCCACAATAAAAGCCCCCACGATGAACGCGATTCCTTCCGGTTGCCGGGCCAACAGGATCTGTTTGGCCAGCAGTTGAGTCAATGCTATAAAAATCGGGATACCAGTCGTTGCACCATTCTGTTACATTTCCCGTAATATCGTACAAACCCCATGGGTTCGGCAGTTTTGTGGCCACCGGTTGAGTTGTGCTGTCGCTGTTGTAGCTATACCACGCATAATTTCCGCCTGCGCTCGAATCGTCTCCCCAAAAACATTTTGTGGTGGTGCCTGCCCTTAATGCGTATTCATATTGTGCATCTGTCGGCAAACGATAACCGTTTTTGTTAAAGTCAATCGCAAGCCCGACAAGCCCACAGCCGTTTCCCGGCACACCTGATTTAGATGAATACGAATACACCGTGTCAAGCCTAAATCGTTTGCTGCGCTGGTTGCAATAAAGTGCGGCATCGAACCAGGTGACCTGTTCCACAGGCCGTCTGGTATCGCCTTTAAAGTGTGATGGATTTACGCCCATAAGGGCCAAATAATCGGCCTGCGTAACGGGTGTGGTGTCTATCCAGAATCTGGACAGCGTTAAGCTAAAAACAGGTGCCGCGATCCCAACTTGTCCCATCTGGAAAGTACCTCCGGGAATGAATCTCATGCCTTCGGTACCAGCCCATTTCAAATTTGCCATTCTCTCACCGGACCACATGCTGCTGTCGCCGAGTGTGTCAAAAGCGATTACTTTGAATTTCAATGACAGGGAATCGTACCCTTCCAATTGTACAAAAGTATCCATCAAGGCTGTTTTGAATTCCGCATACCCGGTGTTATTATAATTAACGAGCAGCTTGTATCTGACTCCATTGCCGTTAGGGTCCGGGCATTTTGTCCATGATAGTGCGGCGTCCGCCCAAATGCTATCGCTATTGTTCGCTGGATAGGTGATTACAGGTGTCGGCGGTGGACGGTTGACGATATTGCCATATACCACATTGCTCCCCATACTCAAGACTCCCTCACTGTCCTTCTGATAGACCCGGTAATATCTTGGCATCCATGCAAAGCTTGGAGTCGGTGTTATGTAGTTCACCATAGAGGCACTCGTAATAGTGGCCCATAATTCACTCGTGGTGTCAACGGCACTCGTTGTATTCCTGTAAATCAAATATTCCGCGAAATCAGTTTCCAAAGTCTGGGAATAATGAACCGTTATTGTATTCACCGTGCTGTCAATGCTTGTGATTGTCAATAGTCTTGGCCTGATGCGGACCCTGAAGCCCTTTTCCACAATGTTTCCGTCGTCATCCGAAATTCGTACCTTCACGCTGTCCCATGCGCAGGCGTTGTCGGTTAAGAATGAGTATTCCTCACCGCCGTTCAACCCAAGGCTGCCAAGGACCTTGTAATTACCGCTGTTTGCCGTGTCTATTCCAACGGTCATCGTTCCAAACTTCTGCTGCACGTAAACCGAACAGTGTACCATACCTCCGTTGTTAATAATTGTATCTGCCGAAAGAAATGCGATCACCGGTGCGTCTTGAATAACGATTATGCCCACACTGTCTGTCCAAACCGTGCCGGCCCCATCAGTCACCTTTACAAATATCTTCTTGTTTCCCGGTTGCTTCCACGAATAGGCCAGCGTGTCCTTTCCTGCCAGCGAAGAATCGGACTTTTGTTTGATGGCAGACGAATTCAAGCTGTCAATATACCAGACGATCTTTACTATCTTTCTGGTTGGATTAGAATAAGCGAGGCAGGCTTTTATCGTATCGTTAATGCTGGCCGTATCACTTATAGTGTTATTCAAATTCCAGGTGAATGTGGTCGTCACAAGGGATGATGAAACCACTTTCACCGTATCTCCCGGAGATGCTGCCTTGCGACTCTCTTCTCCAGAAGCCTTGCGGGAAACAACCTCGTACTGATAGGTGTTGCCTACGGCAACTGTTGAATCGTAAAAGATAGTCGCGGTTTCCGGCAATGGTGTTGTGGTAATGAGATTAAAATTCTGCCCTTTGACTGCTCGATATACATTATATCCGTTGATTAAAGTCGTATCAGCCTTATTCCATGTCACCGACACTGTCTGCTTCAACGTATCATAGCTTATCTTCAGCCCTGTTGGAATCGGAATCCCCGTATACTCCAACAGTATCGGTTCTTGTATAATGCTGTCTTTCCCTGCAATAATCACAAAGCTGGTGTCCATGGGCCTATAATCATCGAGTGTGCTGATCAGCTTTACTTTATATTTTCCTTTCGCCATGCTCGGTGCAGTAAAATTGCCCAGCGTGTCCTGCACCGAGGTGAATATATTCGTGCCCATGAAAAGGACAAATACCGTCCGCGGGTCGTCGGTACCTTGGAGCAGTACTTTGCCGCTTATGCTGCCGAATGCTTTGAGGGTGTCAGCAGGAGGATGGACGGTGGAGTCATTGAACGCCTTAATCGAGTCCTGGAACGTGGCGGTGCTGTTTTTGCTGGCAAGGATGTTGTAAGTGCCCGAATCAAGAAGTGCAGTGTAGTTTCCGTATGCATTCGTGGTTGTTGAATATATTGCTGCGGCAAGGCCCGTACGAGGGTCGGCGCCGAATCGGTAAAAGTATACGGTTGCGTTTTTGGCCGGTGTGCCGTCCGGATTATAAAGCATTGCGGAAACATTGGAAACATTTTCCGTCTCGGTAGCCGTGCCGGCCGTTGGGCGCGTGCATGTGACATAGAACAGTGCCGTTATAACGACCAACAGCCCCGGCAATACGATTTTGTAATTGTGGACCATTTTTATTTCTCCTTTATCTGCGTAAGCGGGAAAAGCTGCATGTTGAGCTGGCAGACCCGGTCTTCGTTCTCGCTTCTTTCGACCATGCCGAGTATCCTCTTGCGGCATGCGTCCAGTTCCGCTTTGATATCGTTATACGTTTGTTGAGAAACGCTGAAGGTTACCGTGGATATGTTGCGGTGTTCCGCGGGGTGCCGGTCCAGCGCTTCCTTTGCCATGTCCATCATGTTTTTCTGAAAATTAGCGATGCTCAGGGATTTTATCTCTGGACCGGTGGTCAATATTTTTTCAACGGCTTTGTAATAGCCGAGCTTGTTCTTTTGAATAAGGCCGAGCTTTTTCAGTACTTCGATGGCCTTTTTGGCATGCTCCTGCCGGATGGTTGGGTTGAGCGCCTGGGCAATGGCCGCATAATCGTCTTTAAAATTGCCGATTGCAAGAAGCTCACGAACGGCGATGTAATACCACCTGGAATAATACTCGTACTGACTTGCATCTACGCGGAACGCCTTGGAGTTATGGTATTTCATCAGGCGTTCGAAAT contains:
- a CDS encoding formylglycine-generating enzyme family protein, which codes for MVHNYKIVLPGLLVVITALFYVTCTRPTAGTATETENVSNVSAMLYNPDGTPAKNATVYFYRFGADPRTGLAAAIYSTTTNAYGNYTALLDSGTYNILASKNSTATFQDSIKAFNDSTVHPPADTLKAFGSISGKVLLQGTDDPRTVFVLFMGTNIFTSVQDTLGNFTAPSMAKGKYKVKLISTLDDYRPMDTSFVIIAGKDSIIQEPILLEYTGIPIPTGLKISYDTLKQTVSVTWNKADTTLINGYNVYRAVKGQNFNLITTTPLPETATIFYDSTVAVGNTYQYEVVSRKASGEESRKAASPGDTVKVVSSSLVTTTFTWNLNNTISDTASINDTIKACLAYSNPTRKIVKIVWYIDSLNSSAIKQKSDSSLAGKDTLAYSWKQPGNKKIFVKVTDGAGTVWTDSVGIIVIQDAPVIAFLSADTIINNGGMVHCSVYVQQKFGTMTVGIDTANSGNYKVLGSLGLNGGEEYSFLTDNACAWDSVKVRISDDDGNIVEKGFRVRIRPRLLTITSIDSTVNTITVHYSQTLETDFAEYLIYRNTTSAVDTTSELWATITSASMVNYITPTPSFAWMPRYYRVYQKDSEGVLSMGSNVVYGNIVNRPPPTPVITYPANNSDSIWADAALSWTKCPDPNGNGVRYKLLVNYNNTGYAEFKTALMDTFVQLEGYDSLSLKFKVIAFDTLGDSSMWSGERMANLKWAGTEGMRFIPGGTFQMGQVGIAAPVFSLTLSRFWIDTTPVTQADYLALMGVNPSHFKGDTRRPVEQVTWFDAALYCNQRSKRFRLDTVYSYSSKSGVPGNGCGLVGLAIDFNKNGYRLPTDAQYEYALRAGTTTKCFWGDDSSAGGNYAWYSYNSDSTTQPVATKLPNPWGLYDITGNVTEWCNDWYPDFYSIDSTAGQTDPVGPATGRNRVHRGGFYCGEPYWLRSAIRIGDPPSDQSTATGFRCVLRR
- a CDS encoding TIGR02147 family protein, whose protein sequence is MDKPKSISIYDYTDYRLYLREYYEEQKTKNPAFSYRYFARKAGFNSSGLYKDIVDGRTGITRSLILRFAIAMKLSPKQQEYFETMVYFNEAKTVEEKKLYFERLMKYHNSKAFRVDASQYEYYSRWYYIAVRELLAIGNFKDDYAAIAQALNPTIRQEHAKKAIEVLKKLGLIQKNKLGYYKAVEKILTTGPEIKSLSIANFQKNMMDMAKEALDRHPAEHRNISTVTFSVSQQTYNDIKAELDACRKRILGMVERSENEDRVCQLNMQLFPLTQIKEK